In one window of Elusimicrobiota bacterium DNA:
- a CDS encoding HNH endonuclease, which translates to MRNFYEHYNYKCFYCGKKLTTDKLNLDHIIPRSRGGKTDWKNVVTSCFFCNLKN; encoded by the coding sequence ATAAGGAACTTTTACGAGCATTATAATTATAAGTGCTTTTATTGCGGAAAAAAACTCACAACGGATAAACTTAACCTGGACCATATTATCCCCCGCTCGCGCGGAGGCAAAACAGACTGGAAAAATGTTGTAACATCATGTTTTTTCTGCAATCTCAAAAATTGA
- a CDS encoding undecaprenyl/decaprenyl-phosphate alpha-N-acetylglucosaminyl 1-phosphate transferase, whose protein sequence is MKKLRFILPGILILFLLQPSGGAWGYKYNLRWFYVFILGTAISYLLTPLIIYLGHKFSLLDYPNERKVHKSPVPRIGGIVIYTAFIITIARNLQFSKEIFGLMAGGTIIFVLGLFDDVRPVPAKVRIFFQLLASLIAIAYGVHTTIIPDRYSFHYLADVIISLFWFTGILNAVNFLDGIDGLVTSFGAVCSLLFFIIALQTNQLYLAWMCIALTGACFGFLHYNWNKAKIFLGDSGATLIGFLLAGFAVLGTWTQNNRIVGFSTPLLILSIPIFDMIYTTISRIKNGNVKTFGQWLEYAGKDHFHHRLLKLGLSVRQSVRFIILLNLCLGLGALIIRQTGSQGSFILLLQATIIFVIVVLLMLSGRTITED, encoded by the coding sequence ATGAAAAAACTTCGTTTTATTTTGCCGGGGATATTGATTTTGTTTTTGTTGCAGCCCTCCGGAGGGGCCTGGGGTTATAAGTATAATCTACGGTGGTTTTACGTTTTTATCTTAGGGACAGCGATTTCATATCTTTTAACTCCATTGATTATATATCTAGGCCATAAATTCAGCCTGCTGGATTATCCTAATGAAAGAAAAGTTCACAAATCGCCCGTACCAAGAATAGGCGGCATTGTTATCTATACCGCTTTTATAATAACAATCGCAAGAAATCTTCAGTTTTCAAAAGAGATTTTCGGCCTTATGGCCGGAGGAACGATAATTTTTGTTTTAGGCCTTTTTGACGATGTCCGGCCTGTCCCGGCAAAAGTAAGAATTTTCTTCCAATTGCTCGCGTCTTTAATTGCTATTGCCTATGGAGTTCATACAACAATAATTCCAGACCGATATTCTTTTCATTATCTGGCCGATGTCATCATATCTCTATTCTGGTTTACTGGTATTCTGAATGCAGTAAATTTCCTTGACGGTATCGACGGGCTTGTTACTTCATTTGGAGCTGTTTGTTCATTGCTGTTCTTTATTATTGCTTTGCAGACAAACCAATTGTATTTGGCCTGGATGTGCATCGCGTTAACTGGCGCATGTTTTGGTTTTCTACATTATAATTGGAACAAAGCAAAGATTTTTTTAGGCGATTCCGGGGCCACATTGATCGGGTTCTTATTAGCCGGATTCGCAGTATTGGGAACCTGGACCCAAAACAACAGGATAGTAGGGTTTTCAACGCCTCTGCTCATACTGAGCATTCCCATATTTGATATGATTTATACCACAATTTCAAGAATAAAAAACGGCAATGTCAAAACATTCGGGCAATGGCTGGAATATGCAGGGAAAGACCATTTTCATCACCGCCTGCTTAAATTAGGGTTATCAGTGCGGCAAAGCGTAAGATTTATTATATTGTTGAATTTATGCCTTGGCCTGGGAGCCCTGATTATCCGTCAAACCGGTTCCCAGGGTTCCTTCATTCTTCTTTTGCAGGCAACTATAATTTTCGTAATTGTTGTTTTATTGATGTTATCCGGCAGAACTATAACGGAAGACTAA
- a CDS encoding PIG-L family deacetylase: protein MNILVIGSHPDDLEYGCGGTLIKLAKAGHNIFLLVMTRGEAGGHPGLRKKEQLKVSKILKAHLFWGNFSDTKIPITKKIINKIEFIIKKVNPTLIFVHYPEDTHQDHRNTSQATATAARYIRNVLFYEVPTTINFLPSVYTDIAATIQSKIILLESHKSQVHSTRIAELSIIESSKACALFRGFQNRTKYAEGFVPLKLALDFGLNL from the coding sequence ATGAACATACTGGTAATTGGCTCACATCCCGATGATTTGGAATACGGCTGCGGCGGCACTTTGATAAAACTGGCAAAAGCCGGCCATAATATCTTCCTTCTGGTCATGACCCGGGGTGAAGCGGGCGGCCATCCCGGCTTAAGAAAGAAAGAACAGTTGAAAGTCTCAAAAATATTGAAAGCCCATCTTTTCTGGGGCAATTTTTCTGATACAAAAATACCCATAACCAAAAAAATTATCAATAAAATTGAATTTATAATCAAAAAAGTAAATCCTACTTTAATTTTTGTCCATTATCCTGAAGATACTCATCAGGACCATAGAAATACCAGCCAGGCCACAGCGACGGCCGCCAGGTACATACGCAATGTTTTATTTTATGAAGTTCCTACGACAATAAATTTTCTCCCCTCTGTTTACACTGATATAGCCGCAACAATACAAAGTAAAATTATCTTGCTTGAATCGCACAAGTCGCAGGTTCATTCTACGCGTATTGCGGAGCTTTCAATTATAGAAAGTTCAAAAGCATGCGCCCTATTCAGAGGATTCCAGAACAGGACTAAATATGCCGAAGGATTTGTCCCTTTAAAGCTGGCTCTCGATTTTGGATTGAACCTGTAA
- a CDS encoding AAA family ATPase, which yields MVYEKFWGFSEKPFENTPDHKFFFNSRQHEEGLARMLYVIREGKGAGLLTGIYGCGKTLLSQAILKEIEQDIYKVAVITNPRLDDIELLRMIVYYLSVQRIPTRKADILIALEQVLKNNAADGKRTVVIIDEAHAIEDKNIFEEIRLLLNYQQDNKFLLNLLLIGQPELKENVENIKQLNQRIAMGFHLEGLSREDTKNYIIHRLNIAQASKQIFTDESLSLIYDRSGGIPRRINLICDSALLTGFGKEARIIDKEIVIETIQSLTL from the coding sequence GTGGTATACGAAAAATTCTGGGGCTTCAGCGAAAAACCTTTTGAAAACACGCCTGACCATAAATTCTTTTTTAATTCACGCCAGCATGAAGAAGGTCTGGCGAGGATGCTTTATGTTATCAGGGAAGGAAAAGGCGCAGGACTGCTCACCGGTATTTACGGATGCGGCAAAACATTGCTTTCGCAGGCGATCCTAAAAGAAATAGAGCAGGATATTTATAAAGTAGCGGTGATTACCAATCCCCGCCTGGATGATATAGAACTTTTAAGAATGATCGTGTATTATCTCAGCGTACAGCGGATTCCCACCAGAAAAGCGGACATACTGATCGCGCTGGAACAGGTTTTAAAAAACAACGCTGCGGACGGCAAAAGAACTGTTGTAATAATTGACGAGGCGCACGCCATTGAAGACAAAAATATATTCGAAGAAATAAGGCTGCTGCTCAACTACCAGCAGGACAATAAATTTTTACTCAACCTTCTTTTGATCGGGCAGCCGGAATTAAAGGAAAACGTTGAAAACATAAAACAGCTTAACCAGAGAATAGCCATGGGGTTTCACCTGGAAGGCCTGTCCCGCGAAGATACCAAAAATTATATTATCCACAGGTTAAATATTGCGCAAGCGTCCAAACAGATTTTTACCGACGAATCCTTAAGTTTAATTTACGACCGCTCAGGCGGAATACCAAGAAGGATAAATCTCATTTGCGACAGCGCTCTATTGACAGGTTTTGGCAAAGAAGCTAGAATAATTGACAAAGAAATTGTCATCGAAACAATTCAAAGTTTAACTCTCTAA
- a CDS encoding WbqC family protein → MIVSVHQPQYIPWIGYFHKIAKSDEFIFLDNVQYKKREFQNRNKILTKNGSIWLTVPVITKEKFYQKISEVAIDNTVRWQEKHWESIKTNYNHSKYFKDYQNSFEAMYAKTWSKLVDLNSEIIFLLLKIFDIKTPVKVESELNITGTSTQRIINICEKLNSDTYLSGAGGKEYMDESLFEKEKIKLIYQDFKHPQYSQAYPGGFEPYMSAIDLLFNCGPDSSKLLRG, encoded by the coding sequence ATGATTGTTTCTGTTCATCAACCGCAATATATTCCCTGGATCGGATATTTTCATAAAATTGCCAAAAGTGATGAATTTATATTTCTGGATAATGTGCAATACAAAAAAAGAGAATTCCAGAACAGAAACAAAATTCTGACAAAAAACGGCTCCATCTGGCTGACAGTTCCGGTAATTACAAAAGAAAAGTTCTATCAGAAAATCTCTGAAGTGGCAATTGATAATACCGTCCGCTGGCAGGAAAAACACTGGGAATCCATAAAAACGAATTACAACCATTCAAAATATTTCAAGGACTATCAAAACAGTTTTGAAGCCATGTATGCTAAAACATGGTCAAAACTTGTTGATTTGAATTCAGAAATTATTTTCCTGTTGCTGAAAATTTTTGATATAAAGACGCCGGTAAAAGTTGAATCAGAATTGAACATCACGGGGACTTCTACGCAAAGAATTATAAACATTTGCGAGAAACTGAACTCTGACACCTATTTGTCCGGCGCGGGCGGAAAAGAATATATGGATGAGAGCTTGTTTGAAAAGGAAAAAATAAAATTGATTTACCAGGATTTTAAACACCCCCAATATAGCCAGGCTTACCCCGGGGGGTTTGAACCTTATATGTCGGCGATAGACCTGCTTTTTAACTGCGGGCCGGATAGTTCTAAATTGTTAAGAGGATAA